CACCTTCCCCGCCAACCTCACCCGGTCTCCCCTCACGTCACCGATCGGACCCTGGTCACCAGCGCCGCCGCGCACAGCGTGGCGGTCGCGGACACCGCGAACAGACCCCGGTACCCGCCGAGCGACGCCAGCACGAACGTCGTCAGCAGCGGCGCGACCACCTGGGGCAGCGAGTTGGCGACGTTGAGCACGCCGAGGTCCTTGGCGCGGTCCGACGCGGCGGGCAGGACCTGGGTCAACAGGGCCAGCGCGACCGCCCAGTACCCGCCGAAGCCGACGCCGAGCAGCGGCGCCGCGACCAGCGCCGCGGGCCAGGTCGGCCAGGCGACGAGGAGCAGCGCGGCGGCGGCCATCACGGCGGCCGACAGCAGCACGTACGGCTTGCGCCGGCCGGTCCGGTCGGAGCGGGCGCCGACGGCGAACGCGCCGATCGCCAGCGCCACGCCGTAGAGCAGCATCAGCACCAGCAGGCCGTCCTCGGGTGACGGGTGCCCGACCACGTCGCCGAGGAAGTACAGCAGGTAGAGCGTGCCGAACGCGTTGCCCAGGTTGATCGTGAAGTGGGTGGCCCAGGCCCAGGCGAAGTCCGGGTGCCTGCGGGGCGACACCCACAGCTCGCGCCACCGCAGCGCGGGGCGGGCGGCGGGCGGCAGCCGGGTGTCCGGGGTGGTCAGCACGAACGCGAGGGCGCCGACCACGACCAGCGCCGCGCACGCCAGGTAACCCGCGCGCAGGCCGCTGACCAGCACCGTCACCACGACCGCGCCGAGCACGGTGCCGAGCATCTGGGAGATCCCGACCAGCCCGCCGACCGTGGCCCGCTGCCGGACGGGCACCCGGTCGGGCACGGCGGAGGTGAGGCTCGCGAGCATCCCGTTCAGCCCTGCCTGCACCAGGCACCACCCGAGCACCATCACGCCGACGGAGGACGCGGACGACAGCACCGCGAGCCCGGCCGCGCCGACCAGGGCGCCGGCCAGCGTCCACGGGTGGCGGCGGCCGAACCGGGAGGTGGTGCGGTCCGAGGACAGCCCGATCAGCGGGTTCGCCACCAGCGCCACCACCGCGCCGATGCCCGTGACCAGTCCGAACACCGCTTCCTTGCCGGCCGCGTCGAGCAGTTCGGCCTGCTGCGGCAGCAGCACCTGGATGGGCGCGTAGACGGCGAGCCACAGGCCGAGGTTGGCCAGGAACAGCCACGTCATCCAGGACCGGCGGACGGGGACGACCGGTTCGGCCAGCGCCTCCGCGGTCACCGCCTGATCCGATCGCGGTACCACTCGTAGGAGGCGCGCGGTGTGCGTTCCTGCGTCGCGTAGTCGACGTGGACCAGGCCGAACCGCTGCGAGTAGCCCGAGTCCCACTCGAAGTTGTCCATCAGGGACCACACGAAGTACCCGCGCACGTCGGCCTTCAGGGCCTCCTCGATGTGCCGGTCGAGGTAGTCGATCCGCTCGGTGTCCCGCAGCGAGTGCGGGTAGCTGCACCCGCTCTCCGTCACGTACACCGGGGGCAGGTCGGGGTGGCGGTCCCGCAGCAGGGAGATCATCTCGGACAGGCCGGACGGCACGACCGGCCAGCCGAAGCCGGTCTTGGGGTGCTCGTCGATGTCCACGAGCTCGAACGGCAGCGGGTTCCCCTCGGACGGGAGCCGCAGCCGGGTGGGGTTGTAGTAGTTCACACCGTAGAAGTCGAGCGGGGCCGAGGTGATCGCCAGGTCGCCGTCCACGATCGGCAAGCGGTCGGCCAGCGAGTCCGGGTAGCGCCCGGCCAGCTGCGCGTCGGCGTA
This genomic window from Saccharothrix sp. HUAS TT1 contains:
- a CDS encoding MFS transporter gives rise to the protein MTWLFLANLGLWLAVYAPIQVLLPQQAELLDAAGKEAVFGLVTGIGAVVALVANPLIGLSSDRTTSRFGRRHPWTLAGALVGAAGLAVLSSASSVGVMVLGWCLVQAGLNGMLASLTSAVPDRVPVRQRATVGGLVGISQMLGTVLGAVVVTVLVSGLRAGYLACAALVVVGALAFVLTTPDTRLPPAARPALRWRELWVSPRRHPDFAWAWATHFTINLGNAFGTLYLLYFLGDVVGHPSPEDGLLVLMLLYGVALAIGAFAVGARSDRTGRRKPYVLLSAAVMAAAALLLVAWPTWPAALVAAPLLGVGFGGYWAVALALLTQVLPAASDRAKDLGVLNVANSLPQVVAPLLTTFVLASLGGYRGLFAVSATATLCAAALVTRVRSVT